In Exiguobacterium sibiricum 7-3, a genomic segment contains:
- a CDS encoding HesB/YadR/YfhF family protein: MKIHVTDEALQYFKEEMEAKEGDTIRFFAKYGGSTDLTQGFSVGVHMETVDRAAVEETVDGIHFVVSDQDDWLFQGQDVEVSVQNEEIVFSQAKQ; encoded by the coding sequence ATGAAAATTCACGTAACAGACGAAGCATTACAATACTTCAAAGAAGAGATGGAAGCAAAGGAAGGCGATACCATCCGATTTTTCGCTAAATACGGCGGATCAACCGATTTAACGCAAGGTTTCTCAGTCGGAGTCCACATGGAGACCGTCGACCGGGCAGCGGTTGAAGAAACCGTCGACGGGATTCATTTCGTCGTTTCCGATCAAGATGACTGGCTGTTCCAGGGGCAGGATGTCGAAGTATCCGTCCAAAACGAAGAAATTGTCTTTTCGCAGGCGAAGCAATAA
- the pruA gene encoding L-glutamate gamma-semialdehyde dehydrogenase yields MIPYKHEPFTDFSQEANKKAFEEALDLVSKELGKDYPLVIGGERVTTEDKIVSVNPANKEEIVGRVSKATQAHAEDAMQAAVKAFETWKFVNPSVRADVLFKAANIIRKRKHEFSAYLVKEAGKPWNEADADTAEAIDFLEYYARQMLVLKEGKKVESRPGEYNRYDYIPLGVGVIISPWNFPLAIMAGTAVAAIVAGNPILLKPASTTPVVAAKFVEVMEQAGLPAGVLNFIPGPGAEVGDYLVDHPKTRFISFTGSRDVGLRINERASKLNDGQIWLKRVIAEMGGKDTMVIDESADLDYAADMITKAAFGFSGQKCSACSRVVALDSVYDELLAKVVENTNKLSIGNPVDVTNNVGPVIDAAAFKKITSYFDVAKQEGRIAAGGTADDSTGYFVSPTIVADVQPTDRLMQEEIFGPVVAFTKAKDFKEAIDIANNTEYGLTGAVITQDRTNQEYARANFHVGNLYFNRGCTGAIVGYQPFGGFNMSGTDSKAGGPDYLTLHLQAKTTSEMF; encoded by the coding sequence ATGATTCCGTACAAACACGAACCATTCACGGACTTCTCACAGGAAGCAAACAAGAAAGCGTTCGAAGAGGCGCTTGACCTTGTATCGAAAGAGCTTGGGAAAGATTATCCACTCGTCATCGGGGGAGAACGTGTGACGACAGAGGACAAAATCGTTTCTGTCAATCCGGCAAACAAAGAAGAAATCGTCGGACGCGTTTCGAAAGCGACACAAGCACACGCTGAAGATGCGATGCAAGCTGCAGTCAAAGCATTTGAGACGTGGAAATTCGTCAATCCGAGTGTTCGTGCGGACGTCTTATTCAAAGCAGCGAACATCATCCGCAAACGCAAACATGAATTCTCGGCTTATCTCGTCAAAGAAGCAGGTAAACCATGGAACGAAGCGGATGCGGATACAGCAGAAGCAATCGATTTCCTCGAATACTATGCGCGTCAGATGCTCGTCTTAAAAGAAGGTAAAAAAGTCGAGAGCCGTCCGGGTGAATACAACCGTTACGACTACATTCCACTCGGTGTCGGTGTCATCATCTCACCATGGAACTTCCCGCTTGCCATCATGGCAGGAACAGCGGTTGCTGCGATCGTGGCAGGTAACCCGATCCTCTTGAAACCAGCATCAACGACACCGGTCGTCGCTGCCAAATTCGTGGAAGTCATGGAACAGGCAGGTCTTCCGGCCGGCGTCTTGAACTTCATTCCGGGACCAGGCGCGGAAGTCGGCGATTACCTCGTCGATCATCCGAAAACGCGTTTCATCAGCTTCACGGGTTCACGCGATGTCGGACTCCGTATCAACGAACGGGCTTCGAAATTGAACGACGGTCAAATCTGGCTCAAACGCGTCATCGCGGAAATGGGCGGAAAAGACACGATGGTCATCGACGAGTCGGCTGATCTCGACTATGCGGCAGACATGATTACAAAAGCAGCATTTGGTTTCTCGGGACAAAAATGTTCAGCTTGTTCACGTGTCGTCGCACTTGATTCGGTTTATGACGAATTGCTCGCAAAAGTCGTCGAAAACACGAACAAACTCAGTATCGGTAACCCGGTCGACGTGACGAACAACGTTGGACCTGTCATCGATGCAGCAGCTTTCAAGAAAATCACATCGTACTTCGATGTCGCAAAACAAGAAGGCCGGATTGCAGCGGGTGGTACAGCGGATGATTCGACAGGATACTTCGTATCGCCGACAATCGTCGCTGACGTTCAACCGACTGATCGTTTGATGCAGGAAGAAATCTTCGGACCGGTCGTCGCTTTCACGAAAGCAAAAGACTTCAAAGAAGCGATCGATATCGCAAACAACACGGAGTACGGTTTGACGGGTGCGGTCATCACTCAAGATCGTACGAACCAGGAATACGCACGTGCGAACTTCCATGTCGGTAACCTATACTTCAACCGTGGTTGCACAGGCGCAATCGTTGGGTACCAGCCGTTTGGCGGATTCAACATGTCAGGGACGGATTCAAAAGCAGGCGGACCGGATTACTTGACTTTACACCTTCAAGCAAAAACTACTTCTGAAATGTTCTAA
- the putP gene encoding sodium/proline symporter PutP, with translation MNGMWFAILLYLGLMVTLGVVAYYRTKNMNDYMLGGRTIGPVVTALSAGASDMSGWLLMGLPGAMFATGLSSGWIVIGLLLGAYANWLLVAPRLRAYTAHAGDAITIPDYFEKRFHDKSGVLRTVSAGVILIFFIMYASSGFVAGGRLFESVFGLEYTTGLWILAGVVIAYVFLGGFLAVSWTDVVQGMIMVIALLIVPAVTLALSGGINETLETIRSTDGSKLELFKGTTVIGIVSLLAWGLGYFGQPHIIVRFMAIRNLHEMKSARRVGMIWMTFSIVGAMVTGLFGYAYFTQQGGTLDNPENVFIQLSRDLFPGFITGLLLAALLAAIMSTISTQLLVSSSAATNDFYQRFLKRNASDKELMVMGRIMVLVVALLAIALSFGAQKSILTLVGYAWAGFGAAFGPVVLFSLLWRRMNKHGALASMITGSVVVIAWILVKMYVKDLPFYISEMYEMIPAFIASTVALVAGSLLTKAPSQAMYDEFDEVQAQLKGAEQQRKVV, from the coding sequence ATGAACGGAATGTGGTTCGCAATTTTGTTGTATCTGGGTTTGATGGTCACACTAGGCGTCGTCGCGTATTATCGGACAAAAAACATGAACGATTATATGCTGGGAGGACGAACAATCGGACCTGTCGTCACAGCGCTCTCAGCCGGAGCGAGTGATATGAGTGGATGGTTATTGATGGGATTACCAGGCGCCATGTTTGCAACTGGTCTGTCCAGTGGATGGATTGTCATCGGGTTACTGCTCGGTGCGTATGCCAACTGGTTGCTCGTTGCACCACGTTTACGTGCTTATACGGCACATGCCGGGGATGCGATTACGATTCCCGACTACTTTGAAAAACGGTTCCATGATAAAAGTGGTGTTCTGCGTACAGTTTCAGCTGGAGTTATCTTAATATTCTTTATAATGTACGCTTCAAGTGGTTTTGTTGCCGGCGGTCGTTTGTTTGAATCCGTCTTCGGGCTTGAATATACAACCGGCTTATGGATTTTGGCAGGTGTCGTCATTGCCTATGTCTTCCTGGGCGGGTTCCTCGCAGTCAGTTGGACGGATGTCGTTCAAGGAATGATCATGGTCATCGCCTTGCTGATCGTTCCAGCCGTGACGCTTGCGCTCAGCGGTGGGATCAATGAGACGCTTGAGACGATTCGTTCGACGGATGGTTCGAAACTCGAGTTGTTCAAAGGGACAACCGTGATCGGCATCGTTTCCTTGCTTGCTTGGGGTCTCGGTTACTTTGGTCAACCGCACATCATCGTCCGTTTTATGGCGATTCGAAACCTGCATGAAATGAAATCGGCTCGTCGGGTCGGAATGATCTGGATGACGTTTTCGATTGTCGGAGCCATGGTAACGGGATTATTCGGATACGCCTATTTCACACAACAAGGCGGAACACTCGATAATCCGGAGAACGTCTTCATTCAACTGTCACGTGATCTGTTCCCGGGTTTCATCACAGGATTATTACTCGCAGCATTACTCGCGGCGATCATGTCGACGATCTCGACGCAACTGCTCGTCTCGTCGAGTGCTGCAACCAATGACTTCTATCAGCGTTTCCTAAAACGGAATGCGTCAGATAAAGAGTTAATGGTCATGGGGCGGATCATGGTTCTCGTCGTCGCACTGCTTGCGATTGCCCTGTCATTTGGTGCTCAAAAATCCATCTTGACGCTGGTCGGATATGCATGGGCGGGATTCGGTGCTGCGTTTGGACCAGTCGTCTTATTCAGCCTGTTATGGCGCCGGATGAACAAACATGGTGCACTTGCCTCGATGATTACGGGATCGGTCGTCGTCATCGCCTGGATTTTGGTGAAGATGTATGTCAAAGATCTTCCGTTTTACATCTCGGAGATGTATGAGATGATTCCTGCGTTCATCGCGTCTACCGTCGCACTCGTCGCCGGCAGTCTTTTGACGAAAGCACCAAGTCAAGCGATGTATGATGAATTCGATGAAGTGCAGGCTCAACTCAAAGGAGCGGAACAACAACGGAAAGTCGTTTGA
- a CDS encoding Nramp family divalent metal transporter, protein MASQPIVPVERLKKRHYIGPAFVAAVAYLDPGNFATNMTAGAQYGFLLLWVIVAANLMAVMIQTLSAKLGLISNTSLAEVIRDELSPVMRIIYWAQAELVAMATDLAEFVGAALGFNLLFSIDLKIAALLTAVASFVILGFERKGLRHFEAVIGALVLVIALAFAIQVIEVKPVLRDVAGGLIPGFSGTSSIVLAAGMLGATVMPHAIYLHSDLTKRRMGNIADKKGLLRIQKMDIWAAMLIAGAVNAAMLVIAATVFFGTSQQAETLESIFHGLGTSLGGAAPYLFGGALLISGLASSSVGTMSGDAIMRGFLKMEIPIFLRRSITMLPAIILLLSGFDPTRALIWSQVALSFGIPFALIPLIRATSSERIMGKYKNRTLTKGVAWTIVSIVIVFNIYLLVDLLF, encoded by the coding sequence ATGGCGAGTCAACCGATCGTTCCAGTGGAGCGTTTGAAAAAAAGGCACTATATCGGACCGGCATTCGTGGCTGCCGTCGCTTACCTCGACCCGGGGAATTTCGCGACGAACATGACAGCAGGAGCACAGTACGGATTTTTACTGCTATGGGTAATTGTCGCTGCCAACCTGATGGCTGTGATGATTCAGACACTGTCGGCGAAACTGGGTTTGATCAGCAATACGAGCCTTGCGGAAGTCATCCGGGATGAACTGTCGCCGGTCATGCGGATCATTTATTGGGCGCAGGCCGAACTCGTTGCCATGGCAACAGATTTGGCTGAATTTGTCGGAGCTGCACTCGGCTTTAATCTGTTGTTCAGCATTGATTTGAAAATCGCCGCCTTGCTGACAGCAGTTGCTTCGTTCGTCATCCTCGGATTCGAACGGAAAGGGTTACGGCATTTTGAAGCCGTCATCGGAGCATTGGTCCTTGTCATTGCTCTGGCATTTGCGATTCAGGTCATCGAAGTCAAACCGGTCCTGCGGGACGTCGCCGGGGGATTGATTCCCGGATTTTCCGGAACGTCGAGTATTGTCCTGGCAGCGGGGATGCTCGGGGCAACGGTCATGCCGCATGCGATTTACCTCCATTCCGATTTAACGAAACGCCGGATGGGAAACATTGCTGATAAAAAAGGTTTGTTACGGATTCAGAAAATGGACATTTGGGCGGCGATGCTGATTGCGGGAGCGGTCAATGCCGCGATGCTTGTCATTGCCGCGACAGTTTTCTTCGGGACGAGCCAACAGGCCGAGACGCTGGAAAGTATTTTTCATGGACTCGGGACGTCTCTCGGGGGCGCAGCACCTTATCTGTTTGGCGGAGCGCTGTTGATTTCCGGACTGGCTTCATCGAGTGTCGGCACGATGTCCGGGGATGCCATCATGCGCGGTTTCCTGAAGATGGAGATTCCGATCTTCCTCAGACGCAGTATCACGATGTTACCGGCGATTATCTTGCTGTTATCCGGATTTGATCCGACACGTGCCTTAATTTGGAGCCAGGTCGCATTATCGTTCGGGATTCCGTTTGCCTTGATCCCGTTAATTCGTGCGACATCAAGTGAACGGATCATGGGCAAATATAAAAACCGGACGCTGACGAAAGGTGTCGCTTGGACGATCGTTAGTATCGTTATCGTCTTCAACATCTATTTGTTAGTTGATCTTTTATTTTGA
- the gatC gene encoding Asp-tRNA(Asn)/Glu-tRNA(Gln) amidotransferase subunit GatC has translation MAKINEEQVRHVAHLARLAVTDEEVQQFTVQLEKILGFAEQLNELDTTGVEPTTHVLDLKNVLRKDEVRPSLPRTEVERLSPDWEDGQVRVPAVFE, from the coding sequence ATGGCAAAGATTAATGAAGAACAAGTCCGCCATGTGGCGCATTTAGCACGTCTCGCCGTAACAGATGAAGAAGTCCAACAATTTACCGTTCAACTTGAGAAGATTCTCGGGTTTGCTGAACAATTAAATGAGCTCGATACGACAGGCGTCGAACCGACGACACACGTCCTCGATCTCAAAAACGTCTTGCGTAAAGACGAAGTACGTCCGTCGCTTCCGCGCACGGAAGTAGAACGACTCTCACCTGATTGGGAAGACGGACAAGTCCGTGTCCCGGCAGTATTCGAATAA
- the gatA gene encoding Asp-tRNA(Asn)/Glu-tRNA(Gln) amidotransferase subunit GatA gives MSLFEHGVKNLHTLVKDGEVKVSELVQESFDRIDRVDGNIGAFLSLNEDAFEQAKRMDEIAKHEANPLFGLPIGVKDNIVTKGMTTTCGSKFLENFVPAHDATVVERLHEAGAITIGKLNMDEFAMGSSNENSAYKPVRNPWNTKHVPGGSSGGSAAAVAAGEVLFSLGSDTGGSIRQPAAYCGVVGLKPTYGLVSRYGLVAFASSLDQIGPLTRTVEDNAYLLSAIAGHCDMDSTSANVNPTDYTQALTGDIKGLKIAVPKEYFGEGISEGVKENIRAAIKKLESLGATVDEVSLPNSKYALATYYLLASSEASSNLARFDGIRYGVRAEADALEDVFKYSRAQGFGDEVKRRIMLGTYALSSGYYDAYYKKAQQARTLIKQDFDQVLANYDVIIGPTAPTPAFELGAQNDDPVTMYANDILTIPINLAGVPAISVPAGLVDGLPVGLQIIGKHFDEATIYRAAHAFELATGGFALPKL, from the coding sequence ATGTCACTTTTTGAACATGGTGTAAAGAACTTACACACACTCGTCAAAGACGGAGAAGTCAAAGTATCCGAGCTTGTCCAGGAATCGTTTGACCGGATTGACCGCGTTGACGGAAACATCGGCGCATTTTTATCATTAAACGAAGATGCTTTCGAACAAGCAAAACGGATGGACGAGATTGCAAAGCACGAAGCGAACCCATTATTCGGGTTACCGATTGGTGTCAAAGACAACATCGTCACGAAAGGGATGACGACGACGTGTGGTTCGAAGTTCCTCGAAAACTTCGTTCCGGCGCATGATGCGACGGTCGTCGAGCGTCTGCATGAAGCAGGAGCCATTACAATCGGGAAACTCAACATGGACGAGTTCGCGATGGGCTCATCAAACGAAAACTCGGCCTACAAGCCGGTTCGTAACCCGTGGAACACAAAACACGTACCGGGCGGTTCGTCAGGCGGATCAGCAGCAGCTGTCGCGGCAGGCGAAGTCTTGTTCAGCCTTGGTTCTGATACGGGTGGTTCGATCCGTCAACCGGCTGCTTACTGTGGTGTCGTCGGCTTAAAACCGACATACGGTCTCGTCTCGCGTTACGGTCTCGTTGCCTTCGCCTCATCACTTGACCAAATCGGTCCATTGACACGGACGGTCGAAGACAATGCGTACTTATTGAGTGCGATTGCCGGACATTGTGACATGGATTCGACGTCAGCGAACGTCAACCCGACGGATTACACACAAGCACTGACAGGGGATATCAAAGGACTGAAGATTGCCGTTCCGAAAGAGTATTTCGGCGAAGGAATCAGTGAAGGCGTTAAGGAAAATATCCGTGCCGCAATCAAGAAACTTGAATCGCTTGGTGCGACGGTCGACGAAGTCTCACTTCCGAACTCGAAATATGCGCTCGCGACGTATTATTTGCTCGCTTCTTCAGAAGCATCATCGAACTTGGCACGTTTCGACGGAATCCGTTATGGTGTCCGCGCGGAAGCTGATGCACTCGAAGATGTCTTCAAGTATTCGCGCGCTCAAGGTTTCGGTGACGAAGTCAAACGCCGGATCATGCTTGGCACGTATGCCCTCAGCTCAGGCTATTACGATGCCTACTATAAAAAAGCACAACAAGCACGGACGTTGATTAAACAAGACTTTGACCAGGTCCTTGCCAACTACGATGTCATCATCGGACCAACTGCACCGACTCCAGCCTTTGAACTCGGGGCACAGAACGATGATCCGGTCACGATGTATGCTAACGATATCCTGACGATTCCAATCAACTTGGCAGGTGTCCCGGCGATTTCGGTTCCAGCCGGTCTCGTCGACGGATTGCCTGTCGGTCTGCAAATCATCGGAAAACACTTTGACGAGGCGACGATTTATCGTGCTGCGCATGCATTCGAGCTTGCGACCGGTGGATTCGCGCTTCCGAAGTTATAA
- the gatB gene encoding Asp-tRNA(Asn)/Glu-tRNA(Gln) amidotransferase subunit GatB produces the protein MNFETVIGIEVHAELNTNTKMFCGCAREYGAETNTKTCPICLGHPGVLPKINEKAVELAVRAAMALNCQVADQTKFDRKNYFYPDTPKAYQISQFDQPIGFDGYIDAEVDGETKRFRIERVHLEEDAGKMNHTGANHSVVDFNRTGAPLIEIVSEADMRSAKEAVAYLERLKEVLQYAGVSDVKMEEGSLRCDCNISVRPYGQEKFGTKTELKNLNSFGNVLKGLEYEEDRHRKLLLSGGVMRQETLRFDETKKQTVLMRVKEGASDYRYFPEPDLVKLVLDHDWKEAIRAGIPELPDARRVRYQEALGLSAYDAKQLTVTREMAEYFEATIAAGAEPKAAANWTVGEVQGHLNKSTETFDTIKLTPARLAEMIELIAGGTISSKIAKQVFTAVIEQGVEPRAYVEEQGLAQISDEGLLRGLVVEMFEANPAVVEELVNGRDRKKGFVIGQIMKKTKGMANPALLDQLFYEELEKLK, from the coding sequence ATGAACTTTGAAACGGTCATCGGTATTGAGGTCCATGCCGAATTAAATACAAATACGAAGATGTTTTGCGGCTGTGCCCGGGAATACGGAGCGGAAACGAATACGAAGACGTGCCCGATCTGTCTCGGACATCCCGGTGTTCTGCCGAAAATTAATGAAAAAGCAGTCGAACTGGCCGTTCGTGCTGCCATGGCCTTGAACTGTCAGGTTGCCGATCAAACGAAATTCGACCGGAAAAACTATTTTTATCCGGATACACCAAAAGCGTATCAAATTTCGCAGTTTGATCAGCCGATCGGTTTTGATGGCTACATCGATGCGGAGGTCGACGGCGAAACAAAACGTTTCCGGATCGAACGCGTCCACCTCGAAGAAGATGCCGGGAAGATGAACCACACCGGTGCCAACCATTCGGTCGTCGACTTCAACCGGACCGGCGCACCGTTGATTGAGATCGTCAGTGAAGCCGACATGCGTTCAGCAAAAGAAGCGGTCGCGTACCTCGAACGTCTTAAAGAAGTGTTGCAGTATGCCGGCGTCTCGGACGTTAAGATGGAAGAGGGATCGTTACGGTGCGACTGTAACATCTCCGTCCGTCCCTACGGACAAGAGAAATTCGGTACAAAAACCGAGCTGAAGAACTTGAACTCGTTCGGAAACGTCTTAAAAGGTCTGGAATACGAAGAAGACCGTCACCGTAAGTTGTTGTTATCCGGCGGTGTCATGCGTCAGGAAACACTTCGTTTTGACGAAACGAAAAAACAAACGGTCTTGATGCGGGTTAAAGAAGGAGCATCTGATTACCGCTACTTCCCGGAACCGGATCTCGTTAAGTTGGTTCTTGATCATGACTGGAAAGAAGCAATCCGTGCCGGTATCCCGGAATTACCTGATGCCCGCCGTGTCCGCTACCAGGAAGCGCTTGGTCTGTCCGCCTATGATGCAAAACAATTAACTGTCACACGTGAGATGGCCGAATACTTCGAAGCGACGATTGCAGCCGGTGCTGAACCGAAAGCCGCTGCCAACTGGACAGTCGGGGAAGTCCAAGGTCACTTGAACAAATCGACGGAAACGTTTGACACGATCAAGTTGACACCAGCCCGTCTCGCGGAAATGATCGAATTGATTGCCGGCGGCACGATTTCATCAAAAATCGCGAAACAAGTCTTCACGGCCGTCATCGAGCAAGGCGTCGAGCCGCGTGCTTACGTCGAAGAACAAGGACTTGCACAAATCTCGGACGAAGGACTCCTTCGCGGACTGGTTGTCGAGATGTTTGAAGCAAATCCGGCGGTTGTCGAAGAACTCGTCAACGGCCGTGACCGGAAAAAAGGTTTCGTCATCGGTCAAATCATGAAAAAGACAAAAGGAATGGCGAATCCGGCATTGCTTGATCAACTGTTCTACGAAGAACTCGAAAAATTAAAATAA
- a CDS encoding diacylglycerol kinase, with product MRPRARVIYNPTSGKEMVKRNLPYILDRLEAAGYETSVYSTKAVGDATYEAARACEAEFDLVVAAGGDGTLNEVISGMASYPVRPKLGVLPVGTTNDFGRAMRIPLTIEGAMDVICTGYTMPVDIGKIEGTTGTHYFINIAGGGIMTELSYEVPSKLKTALGQLAYYVKGMEKLPQIRPTYVELEHERGIFKGEVMLFLTSNTNSVGGFEKLSPNASLNDGRFDLFILKKCNLVELIRVMRLALKGDHFSDPCIEHVTTSFVRMRNTSEMSLNIDGEFGGICEGEMTNLQSHFDVMTPKFRIDEMETINLQLQAQEQETNLA from the coding sequence ATGAGACCTAGAGCGCGAGTGATTTATAACCCGACTTCCGGGAAAGAGATGGTAAAGCGTAATCTGCCGTATATCTTGGACCGGCTGGAAGCAGCGGGTTATGAGACTTCCGTCTATTCGACGAAAGCGGTCGGTGACGCGACATATGAAGCAGCACGGGCCTGTGAAGCCGAATTTGACCTTGTCGTTGCTGCAGGTGGAGATGGTACGTTAAACGAAGTGATCAGTGGCATGGCCTCGTATCCGGTTCGTCCGAAACTGGGTGTCTTACCGGTCGGAACGACCAATGACTTCGGTCGGGCGATGCGGATTCCTTTGACGATTGAGGGTGCGATGGATGTCATCTGTACCGGGTACACGATGCCCGTCGACATCGGGAAGATCGAAGGGACGACAGGTACCCACTACTTCATCAACATCGCAGGTGGTGGCATCATGACGGAACTCTCGTACGAAGTTCCATCAAAACTGAAGACGGCACTCGGACAGTTGGCGTATTACGTCAAAGGGATGGAAAAACTCCCGCAAATCCGTCCGACCTATGTCGAGCTCGAACACGAACGCGGGATTTTTAAAGGCGAAGTCATGTTATTTTTGACTTCGAACACCAATTCTGTAGGCGGTTTTGAAAAACTTTCACCGAATGCTTCCCTCAATGATGGACGCTTTGATTTATTCATTTTGAAAAAATGTAATCTCGTTGAGTTAATCCGTGTCATGCGGTTGGCGTTAAAGGGAGACCACTTCTCGGATCCATGTATTGAACATGTGACGACGTCGTTTGTCCGGATGCGAAATACATCCGAGATGAGCTTGAACATCGATGGCGAGTTTGGCGGAATTTGTGAAGGGGAGATGACGAATCTTCAATCACATTTCGACGTCATGACGCCGAAGTTCCGGATCGACGAGATGGAAACGATCAATTTACAGCTACAGGCACAAGAACAGGAAACGAATCTCGCGTAA
- the rlmD gene encoding 23S rRNA (uracil(1939)-C(5))-methyltransferase RlmD — protein sequence MIPVQKNDEHVVDIVDLTHDGSGVARIDGYTVFIPGALPTEQVKIRITKTTKSYGFGRIIRQKTKSVDRVEPPCPVYNQCGGCQLQHLSYDAELKFKHNRVRDAFARLAGLEIPVHETMGMEDPWGYRNKAQVPVAFQSNKLMAGFYQKRSHRIIDMDYCLIQNKENDDAIQAVRKVLADLKVPAYDEKKNSGVIRHIMARHGYHTNELMIVLVTKVKQLRGADKIVEGILKAVPNVTSIQQNINPDETNVILGKRNIVLHGPSVIRDQIAGLTYEISPHSFFQVNPLQTEKLYGKALEYAQLTGDEIVVDAYCGIGSISLSLAQQAKHVYGIEMVPQAIDDARRNAKANGIDNVSFEYGTAETVMPALVKGGIKPDVIVVDPPRKGCDEEFLRAAAEVAPKRIVYVSCNASTQARDAKLLAELGYKLMEVTPVDMFPHTTHVESVALFVREEN from the coding sequence ATGATTCCAGTACAAAAAAACGATGAGCACGTCGTCGATATCGTCGACTTGACGCACGACGGTTCAGGGGTTGCCCGGATTGACGGCTACACAGTCTTCATTCCCGGTGCCCTGCCGACGGAACAAGTCAAAATCAGAATTACGAAAACGACGAAATCATACGGCTTCGGACGGATTATCCGTCAAAAAACGAAGAGTGTCGATCGTGTCGAGCCGCCTTGTCCGGTCTATAACCAGTGCGGCGGTTGCCAACTGCAGCATCTCTCATATGACGCGGAACTGAAATTCAAACACAACCGTGTCCGTGACGCTTTCGCGCGTCTTGCCGGTCTTGAGATTCCGGTCCACGAAACGATGGGTATGGAAGATCCATGGGGTTACCGCAACAAGGCACAAGTGCCGGTCGCGTTCCAATCCAACAAGTTAATGGCCGGTTTTTATCAAAAACGCAGTCACCGGATCATCGACATGGATTACTGTCTGATCCAAAATAAAGAGAATGATGATGCAATTCAAGCCGTCCGGAAAGTACTGGCTGACCTGAAGGTTCCGGCTTACGATGAAAAGAAAAACAGCGGTGTCATCCGTCACATCATGGCACGCCACGGTTACCATACAAACGAATTGATGATCGTCCTCGTGACGAAGGTCAAACAATTGCGCGGTGCTGATAAAATCGTCGAAGGCATCTTAAAAGCTGTCCCGAACGTCACATCGATCCAGCAAAACATCAATCCGGATGAGACGAATGTCATCTTAGGAAAACGTAACATCGTCTTACATGGACCATCTGTCATCCGCGATCAAATTGCCGGATTGACGTATGAAATTTCACCGCATTCGTTCTTCCAGGTCAATCCGTTACAAACGGAAAAACTGTACGGAAAAGCGCTGGAATACGCTCAGTTAACTGGCGATGAAATCGTCGTTGATGCATACTGCGGAATCGGTTCGATCTCATTATCGCTCGCGCAACAGGCGAAACACGTCTACGGTATCGAAATGGTCCCACAAGCGATTGACGACGCACGCCGGAATGCAAAAGCAAACGGGATCGACAACGTATCGTTTGAGTACGGAACTGCAGAAACGGTCATGCCGGCACTCGTTAAAGGCGGCATCAAGCCTGACGTCATCGTCGTTGACCCGCCGCGTAAAGGCTGTGACGAAGAATTCCTCCGTGCTGCTGCTGAAGTCGCACCGAAGCGGATCGTCTACGTCTCTTGTAATGCATCGACACAAGCGCGTGACGCGAAGCTTTTGGCTGAACTCGGCTACAAGCTGATGGAAGTCACACCGGTCGATATGTTCCCACACACGACACACGTCGAGAGCGTTGCCTTGTTCGTACGTGAAGAAAACTAA